A stretch of Roseibium porphyridii DNA encodes these proteins:
- a CDS encoding VOC family protein, translating to MQRSFTNILTEEVAVTAAFYQEILGFEPRFSADWFVNLADPNNPALELGILKQSSEIVPARAQRAPAGVILTFVVDDCDAVYEKALAQNANIVEAPREMPYGQRRMILRDPAGTFVDISSPST from the coding sequence ATGCAGCGAAGTTTCACAAACATCCTGACGGAGGAGGTTGCCGTGACAGCAGCCTTCTATCAGGAGATTCTAGGCTTCGAACCGCGATTTTCCGCGGACTGGTTCGTCAATCTTGCCGACCCGAATAACCCGGCCCTGGAACTTGGTATCCTCAAGCAATCAAGCGAGATTGTTCCGGCAAGGGCCCAGCGGGCCCCTGCCGGAGTAATCCTGACATTTGTCGTTGATGATTGTGATGCCGTCTATGAAAAGGCGCTCGCGCAAAATGCAAACATCGTCGAAGCTCCCCGGGAAATGCCTTATGGCCAGCGGCGCATGATCCTGCGTGATCCGGCAGGTACATTCGTTGATATCAGTTCCCCGAGCACATGA
- the fba gene encoding class II fructose-bisphosphate aldolase (catalyzes the reversible aldol condensation of dihydroxyacetonephosphate and glyceraldehyde 3-phosphate in the Calvin cycle, glycolysis, and/or gluconeogenesis) — protein MARITLRQLLDHAAENDYGVPAFNINNMEQALAIMAAADQTDAPVIIQASRGARAYAHDVMLKHMMDAVVEIYPHIPVCVHLDHGNAPQTCMSAIQAGFTSVMMDGSLEADGKTPASWDYNVGVTKTVTDMAHLGGISVEGELGVLGSLETGMGDKEDGHGAEGKLSQDQLLTDPEEAVKFVKETKVDALAIAMGTSHGAYKFTRQPDGEILAMNVIEEIHRRLPDTHLVMHGSSSVPQDLQDIINQYGGEMPQTWGVPVEEIQRGIKNGVRKVNIDTDNRMAITGQIRRVFAENPSEFDPRKYLKPARDAMQKLCIQRLEAFNTAGQASKIKKIITLADMAARYQSGSLDPKTD, from the coding sequence ATGGCACGTATCACCCTTCGCCAGCTGTTGGACCACGCAGCGGAAAACGACTACGGCGTTCCCGCATTCAACATCAACAATATGGAGCAGGCGCTGGCGATCATGGCTGCGGCCGATCAGACAGACGCTCCGGTGATCATTCAGGCCTCCCGCGGCGCACGTGCATATGCACATGACGTCATGCTGAAACACATGATGGATGCCGTTGTGGAGATTTATCCGCACATCCCAGTCTGCGTCCATCTGGACCATGGCAACGCACCGCAAACTTGCATGAGCGCCATCCAGGCCGGCTTCACATCCGTGATGATGGATGGCTCGCTTGAAGCGGATGGCAAAACCCCTGCCAGCTGGGACTACAATGTCGGCGTCACCAAAACGGTGACTGACATGGCTCATCTTGGCGGTATTTCCGTTGAGGGCGAACTGGGTGTCCTCGGATCACTCGAAACCGGCATGGGCGACAAGGAAGACGGCCACGGCGCGGAAGGCAAACTGAGCCAGGATCAACTGCTGACCGACCCTGAGGAAGCTGTAAAGTTCGTCAAGGAAACCAAGGTCGACGCGCTCGCGATCGCAATGGGCACAAGCCACGGCGCTTATAAGTTCACGCGTCAGCCTGACGGGGAAATCCTGGCGATGAACGTTATCGAGGAGATTCACCGCCGCCTTCCGGACACCCATCTCGTGATGCACGGGTCATCGTCCGTCCCGCAGGATCTCCAGGACATCATCAACCAATATGGTGGTGAAATGCCCCAGACTTGGGGTGTCCCCGTCGAGGAAATCCAGCGCGGCATCAAGAACGGCGTGCGCAAGGTCAACATCGACACCGACAACCGGATGGCGATTACCGGCCAAATCCGTCGCGTTTTTGCCGAAAACCCGTCCGAGTTTGATCCGCGCAAATACCTGAAGCCTGCGCGCGATGCGATGCAGAAGCTTTGCATCCAGCGGCTGGAAGCGTTCAACACGGCTGGTCAGGCATCCAAGATCAAGAAAATCATTACCCTGGCCGATATGGCTGCCCGCTACCAGTCCGGCAGCCTCGATCCAAAAACGGACTGA
- a CDS encoding LysE family translocator translates to MLELLTVISLTIVVAIVPGPDFAVVLRNALIGGRLAGIMTALGIALALGVHVSYALAGIGLIVSQSILLFNALKLLGAAYLIFLGVTMYRTASRDMPGSNGLSGMPPLKALRWGFFTNVTNPKATMFALSVFLQVTSPMTPLWTQIGYGMIMAGGVFLWFVLVTLFFTLPSVRFQFMRAKLWLERSFGVLLTLFGIGIAVSTNSTRP, encoded by the coding sequence GTGCTCGAACTACTAACCGTTATCTCACTGACGATCGTCGTCGCAATTGTCCCGGGGCCTGACTTCGCGGTCGTTTTGCGAAACGCCCTGATCGGCGGCAGACTGGCCGGCATCATGACCGCGCTTGGCATCGCATTGGCACTGGGTGTTCATGTCTCCTACGCGCTTGCAGGCATCGGCCTGATCGTGTCCCAGTCAATACTGCTATTCAATGCACTCAAGCTGCTCGGTGCTGCCTATCTGATCTTTCTTGGGGTGACCATGTACCGGACAGCCTCAAGGGACATGCCCGGCAGTAACGGCCTCTCCGGCATGCCGCCTCTCAAGGCATTGCGTTGGGGCTTCTTCACAAATGTGACCAATCCGAAGGCCACGATGTTTGCACTGAGTGTCTTCCTGCAGGTGACTTCACCCATGACCCCGCTCTGGACGCAAATCGGCTATGGCATGATCATGGCGGGCGGCGTCTTTTTGTGGTTTGTTCTGGTCACGCTGTTCTTCACGCTGCCATCCGTGCGGTTTCAATTCATGCGCGCCAAGCTTTGGCTGGAGCGCTCCTTCGGCGTGCTGCTGACCTTGTTCGGTATTGGCATCGCCGTGTCCACCAATTCCACCCGTCCCTGA
- a CDS encoding phosphoglycerate kinase: protein MAFNTLDNINDITGKRVLVRVDLNVPMDGGKVTDTTRIERVLPTIRELSEKGAKVVLLAHFGRPKGERVASMSLAPVAPAVSSLLGKTVGFADDCIGPAASDAVSAMSNGDVLLLENTRFHKGEEKNDPSFAEALASNGDLYVNDAFSAAHRAHGSTEGIAKLLPAYAGRTMQAELEALSSALGDPKRPVLAVVGGAKVSSKIDLLENLVSKVDMLVIGGGMANTFLAAKGVNVGKSLCEHDLADTAKRIMSAAEAASCEIVLPADAVVAREFKAGAENETVSLDAIPADGMILDVGVASIETVASKIDTAKTLVWNGPLGAFEIEPFDTATVAAARHAAANTKAGKLNSVAGGGDTVAALNHAGAADDFSYVSTAGGAFLEWLEGKELPGVKALEA, encoded by the coding sequence ATGGCTTTCAATACACTCGACAATATCAACGACATTACCGGAAAACGGGTTCTCGTCCGTGTAGATCTGAATGTGCCGATGGACGGCGGCAAAGTCACAGACACCACACGTATTGAACGTGTTCTGCCGACAATCCGCGAACTCTCTGAAAAGGGCGCAAAGGTCGTGCTGCTGGCTCATTTCGGCCGCCCGAAAGGCGAGCGGGTGGCATCCATGTCGCTTGCACCGGTTGCACCCGCAGTCTCCAGTCTGCTCGGCAAAACGGTCGGCTTTGCGGATGATTGCATCGGCCCGGCCGCATCTGACGCCGTATCCGCAATGTCAAATGGTGATGTCCTGCTTCTTGAAAACACGCGTTTTCACAAGGGCGAGGAAAAGAACGACCCGTCTTTCGCAGAGGCCCTGGCGTCAAATGGCGACCTCTACGTGAACGATGCGTTCTCCGCAGCACACCGTGCCCACGGCTCCACAGAAGGCATTGCCAAACTGTTGCCGGCTTACGCGGGACGGACAATGCAGGCGGAACTTGAAGCGCTCAGCTCTGCGCTCGGCGACCCTAAACGGCCGGTCCTAGCCGTTGTCGGCGGTGCGAAAGTGTCTTCAAAGATTGATCTTCTGGAGAACCTCGTCTCCAAAGTCGACATGCTGGTGATCGGTGGCGGCATGGCCAACACGTTCCTCGCAGCCAAGGGCGTCAATGTTGGGAAATCACTCTGCGAGCACGACCTTGCCGATACGGCCAAGAGGATCATGTCAGCTGCGGAAGCAGCCAGTTGCGAAATCGTCCTGCCGGCGGATGCAGTGGTCGCGCGGGAATTCAAGGCTGGCGCTGAAAACGAAACCGTTTCATTGGATGCGATACCTGCAGACGGCATGATCCTTGATGTCGGTGTGGCATCGATCGAAACCGTCGCATCCAAGATCGATACGGCCAAAACGCTGGTTTGGAACGGTCCGCTCGGTGCGTTTGAGATTGAACCTTTCGATACGGCAACAGTTGCTGCAGCAAGGCATGCCGCCGCCAACACCAAGGCCGGCAAGCTCAATTCGGTTGCTGGTGGTGGCGACACGGTCGCAGCTCTCAATCATGCTGGTGCGGCCGATGATTTTTCCTATGTCTCGACAGCAGGAGGTGCCTTCCTTGAGTGGCTGGAAGGCAAGGAACTTCCCGGCGTCAAAGCGCTTGAAGCCTAA